From a single Oreochromis niloticus isolate F11D_XX linkage group LG3, O_niloticus_UMD_NMBU, whole genome shotgun sequence genomic region:
- the LOC109198909 gene encoding tripartite motif-containing protein 16-like yields MAQKGVQLDRETISCSICLDLLKDPVTTACGHSYCMNCIKSFWDEEDRKGIHSCPQCRKTFIPRPVLEKNIMLAALVEQLKKTGLQAAPADHCYAGPEDVACDVCTGRKLKAIKSCLFCLISYCEKHIQLHFESSAFAKHKLVAPSKKLQENICSRHDEVMKIFCRTDQQSICYLCTMDEHKGHETVPAAAERTEKQKELEVRRLNIQQRIQEREKDVKLLQQEVEAINGSADKAVEDSEKMFTELIRLIQKRSSDVKQQVRSQQETEVSRVKELQEKLEQEIAELKRKDGELEQLSHTEDHNQFLHNYPSLSALSESTHSSSINIRPLSYFEDVTAAVSETRDKLQDILREEWTNISLTVTEEDVLLSPPEPKTRAGFLKYSHEITLDPNTANTRLLLSDGNRKVTRMKQQQSYSDHPDRFTGCYQVLSRESLTGRCYWEVEWRGRGVGVAVAYKNISRAGSRDECVFGYNDKSWALCCYTTSYKFQHNNVQTVLSGPQSSRVGVYLDHRAGILSFYSVSETMTLLHRVQTTFTQPLYVGLYLWDGGATAELIKVK; encoded by the coding sequence ATGGCGCAGAAAGGAGTTCAGCTGGACCGAGAAACTATTTCTTGTTCCatctgtttggatctactgaaggatccggtgactacagcctgtggacacagctactgcatgaactgtattaaaagtttctgggatgaagaggacaggaagggaatccacagctgccctcagtgcaggAAGACTTTCATACCGAGGCCTGTCCTGGAGAAAAACATCATGTTAGCAGCTTtagtggagcagctgaagaagactggactccaagctgctccagctgatcactgctatgctggacctgaagatgtggcctgtgatgtctgcactgggaGGAAGCTGAAAGCCATCAAGTCCTGTTTATTCTGTCTGATctcttactgtgagaaacacaTTCAGCTTCATTTTGAGTCTTCTGCCTTTGCaaaacacaagctggtggccccctccaagaagctccaggagaacatctgctctcgtcatgatgaggtgatgaagattttctgtcgtactgatcagcagagtatctgttatctctgcacaatggatgaacataaaggccatgaaacagtcccagctgcagcagaaaggactgagaagcagaaggagcTCGAGGTGAGACGactaaacatccagcagagaatccaggagcgagagaaagatgtgaagctgcttcaacaggaggtggaggccatcaatggctctgctgataaagcagtggaggacagtgagaagatgttcactgagctgatccgtctcatccagaaaagaagctctgatgtgaagcagcaggtcagatcccagcaggaaactgaagtgagtcgagtcaaagagcttcaggagaagctggagcaggagatcgctgagctgaagaggaaagacggcgagctggagcagctctcacacacagaggatcacaaccagtttctacacaactacccctcactgtcagcactcagtgagtctacacactcatccagcatcaatattcgtcctctgagctactttgaggatgtgacagcagctgtgtcagagaccagagataaactacaggacattctgagagaggaatggacaaacatctcactgacagtcactgaagaggatgttttactgtcaccaccagagccaaagaccagagctggattcttaaaatattcacatgaaatcacactggatccaaacacagcaaacacgcGTCTGTTATTATCTGATGGGAACAGAAAAGTAACAAGAATGAaacaacaacagtcttattctgatcatccagacagattcactGGATGTTATCAGgtcctgagtagagagagtctgactggacgttgttactgggaggtggagtggagagggagaggagttGGTGTAGCAGTCGCATACAAGAATATCAGCAGAGCAGGGAGCCGTGATGAATGCGTATTTGGATACAATGACAAATCTTGGGCATTATGTTGTTATACAACCAGTTATAAATTTCAGCACAACAATGTCCAAACTGTCCTCTCAGGTCCTCAgtcctccagagtaggagtgtacctggatcacagagcaggtattctgtctttctacagcgtctctgaaaccatgactctcctccacagagtccagaccacattcactcagccgctctatgTTGGACTTTATCTTTGGGATGGTGGAGCAACTGCAGAGTTGATTAAAGTCAAATAG